Proteins encoded within one genomic window of Setaria italica strain Yugu1 chromosome IV, Setaria_italica_v2.0, whole genome shotgun sequence:
- the LOC101777570 gene encoding hydroxycinnamoyltransferase 4, whose amino-acid sequence MATVERLTTELVVPAEETPAGAVWLSNLDLAARRGYTPTVYFYRANGRPEFFEAGAVRDSLARALVAFYPLAGRLGADAATGRVQIDCTGEGAVFVSARSADTALDDLLSEFVPCDEMRALFVPPTPAPNPPCPLLFAQLTRLRCGGVVLGLALHHSVVDARSAAHFVETWASIARGGGDAAPLPPCFDHRLLSARPAPTVLYDHPEYKPEPAPAHAVTAPSSTYASAIITLTKAQVTALKARCAGASTFRAVVALVWQCACRARSLPDDAETRLYSMIDMRARLAPPLPPGYFGNAVVRTSVSATAGEVVSNPVGYAARRALAATSQGDDYARSLVDYLEGVDAMNLPRSGISRAHLRAISWMGMSLHDSDFGWGAPVFMGPALMYYSGFVYVMQAPGKDGAVALALSLEPESMPEFRKVFADELARLAM is encoded by the coding sequence ATGGCCACGGTGGAGCGGCTGACGACGGAGCTGGTCGTCCCGGCGGAGGAGACGCCGGCGGGCGCCGTGTGGCTGTCCAACCTCGAcctcgccgcgcggcgcgggtaCACGCCCACGGTCTACTTCTACCGGGCCAACGGCAGGCCGGAGTTCTTCGAGGCCGGCGCCGTCCGGGACAGCCTCGCGAGGGCGCTCGTCGCGTTCTACCctctcgccggccgcctcggcgccgacgccgccaccgggCGCGTCCAGATCGACTGCACGGGCGAGGGCGCGGTGTTCGTGTCGGCGCGGTCGGCGGACACCGCGCTGGACGACCTGCTCAGCGAGTTCGTGCCGTGCGACGAGATGCGGGCGCTGTTCGTGCCGCCCACCCCCGCTCCGAACCCGCCGTGCCCGCTGCTGTTCGCGCAGCTCACCCGCCTGCGCTGCGGCGGCGTCGTGCTTGGCCTCGCCCTGCACCACTCCGTCGTCGACGCCAGGAGCGCCGCGCACTTCGTCGAGACGTGGGCGAGCatcgcccgcggcggcggggacgccgcGCCCCTGCCGCCATGCTTCGACCACCGGCTCCTcagcgcgcggccggcgcccaCGGTGCTGTACGACCACCCGGAGTACAAGCccgagccggcgccggcgcacgcGGTCACGGCACCGTCCTCCACCTACGCGAGCGCCATCATCACGCTGACCAAGGCGCAGGTGACGGCGCTCAAGGCGCGGTGCGCGGGGGCGTCCACGTTCCgcgcggtggtggcgctggTGTGGCAGTGCGCGTGCCGGGCGCGGTCGCTGCCGGACGACGCCGAGACGCGGCTCTACTCCATGATCGACATGCGCGCGcgcctggcgccgccgctgcccccggGCTACTTCGGCAACGCGGTGGTCCGGACGTcggtctccgccaccgccggggaGGTGGTGTCGAACCCCGTGGGCtacgcggcgcggcgcgcgctcgCGGCGACGAGCCAGGGCGACGACTACGCGCGGTCGCTGGTGGACTACCTGGAGGGGGTGGACGCCATGAACCTGCCCCGGAGCGGCATCTCGCGGGCGCACCTCCGCGCCATCAGCTGGATGGGCATGTCGCTGCACGACTCCGACTTCGGGTGGGGCGCGCCCGTGTTCATGGGGCCGGCGCTCATGTACTACAGCGGCTTCGTGTACGTGATGCAGGCGCCGGGGAAGGACGGCGCCGTCGCGCTCGCGCTGTCACTGGAGCCCGAGAGCATGCCGGAGTTCAGGAAGGTGTTCGCCGACGAGCTGGCACGCCTCGCGATGTAG